The Flavobacteriales bacterium genome includes a region encoding these proteins:
- a CDS encoding T9SS type A sorting domain-containing protein, producing MKKAILLSAALATISIANAQTDANAGVVNMEDGSHLKAIDGSQYATTPNQSMGNKQIHAKSREEVYDFVRVGNTFYDLQTNAAIGRRAILHDDGTITVAWTFSGTSSTTWPDRGSAVNYFDGTDWGAEPTVRTENNVRTGWPSIGVLADGSVYTIAHDAADGGLVIASTSAKGGSTWTTGSNVVTNPNGNLIWNRTANNGDIMHTLVAFSAQSGDPDVIINGITNPVLYSRSLDAGKTWSTPTTLPGYDSSRYLDGDGDVYAIDTRDSVVAMVIGGRYKDVTMWKSMDNGDNWTVSIIDTFEIPRFVWGRTLVDVNNPYLTNDGAVDILIDNNNNVHVVTGRVSYADDDTTDDLARSGSLYNLFHWSENEPIWKVCGTPIDMDGANGSNGSPYEFADETTNSMDANGNPNGGLSYAARYGGTSLSTHPSLSCDASNNIYVTYDCPVEFTYHDFGANFRDVHISFSTDGGANWAIPQNATQLRKKEAVFACMTKKTDDFVHFIFQVDEHPGTNLQNSGSGNLHPNVENTIFYAAIPVTDLMAGNIGQNTLGERPIEKDAKVFVVSQNQPNPFSAETNVMIYLRSGSDLSYTITDATGKVVATQNLGYNNAGNHNIVIDGNNLTSGVYFYTISSKDNKVTKSMQVVK from the coding sequence ATGAAAAAAGCAATACTTTTATCAGCTGCATTGGCAACCATATCAATAGCCAATGCACAAACAGATGCAAACGCAGGAGTAGTAAACATGGAGGATGGAAGCCATCTAAAAGCCATAGACGGAAGTCAGTATGCTACTACTCCAAATCAATCAATGGGCAACAAACAAATTCATGCAAAAAGCCGTGAGGAAGTGTATGATTTTGTTAGAGTAGGAAACACTTTTTATGATTTGCAAACAAATGCGGCTATTGGTAGAAGAGCCATTTTGCACGATGATGGAACAATCACTGTGGCATGGACATTTAGCGGCACCAGCAGCACCACATGGCCAGACAGAGGTTCGGCGGTAAATTATTTTGACGGAACCGATTGGGGTGCAGAACCAACGGTAAGAACCGAAAATAACGTAAGAACTGGTTGGCCATCTATTGGCGTTTTGGCGGATGGATCAGTTTATACCATTGCTCATGATGCTGCCGATGGTGGTTTGGTAATAGCATCTACTTCGGCAAAAGGTGGAAGTACTTGGACAACTGGAAGCAACGTTGTAACAAATCCTAACGGAAATTTGATTTGGAACAGAACGGCAAACAATGGCGATATCATGCACACTTTGGTTGCATTTTCTGCCCAGTCAGGCGACCCAGATGTAATTATAAATGGTATAACAAATCCAGTTTTATACTCCCGTTCGTTAGATGCCGGTAAAACATGGTCAACCCCAACGACCTTACCAGGCTACGATTCATCAAGATATTTAGATGGAGACGGAGATGTATATGCTATTGATACCCGCGATTCGGTTGTGGCAATGGTTATTGGTGGAAGATATAAAGATGTTACCATGTGGAAATCAATGGACAATGGCGACAACTGGACAGTTTCTATTATCGATACGTTCGAAATTCCACGTTTTGTGTGGGGTAGAACATTGGTTGATGTAAACAATCCATACCTAACAAACGATGGTGCAGTAGATATTTTGATTGACAACAACAACAATGTACACGTGGTAACTGGAAGAGTAAGTTATGCGGATGACGACACCACGGATGATTTAGCTCGTTCAGGAAGCCTTTATAATCTATTCCACTGGAGCGAAAACGAACCTATTTGGAAAGTATGTGGTACCCCAATTGACATGGACGGAGCCAACGGCTCAAATGGTTCTCCTTATGAATTTGCTGATGAAACAACAAATAGCATGGACGCTAACGGTAACCCGAATGGAGGCCTAAGTTATGCTGCCCGCTACGGTGGAACCAGCCTTTCTACACACCCAAGTCTTTCGTGTGATGCAAGCAACAACATATATGTAACATACGATTGCCCTGTGGAGTTTACTTACCACGATTTTGGTGCAAACTTTAGAGATGTACATATTTCTTTTTCAACCGATGGTGGAGCCAATTGGGCAATTCCTCAAAACGCCACTCAATTGCGTAAAAAAGAAGCCGTATTTGCTTGTATGACTAAGAAAACAGATGATTTTGTTCACTTCATTTTTCAGGTGGATGAGCATCCTGGAACAAACTTGCAAAACAGCGGAAGCGGTAACTTGCATCCAAACGTTGAGAATACAATATTCTATGCAGCTATTCCTGTAACCGACCTGATGGCCGGAAACATTGGTCAAAACACGTTGGGTGAGCGACCAATCGAAAAAGATGCGAAAGTGTTTGTGGTTAGTCAAAACCAACCAAATCCATTCAGTGCAGAAACCAATGTAATGATTTACTTGCGTTCTGGAAGTGATTTGTCATACACTATCACCGATGCAACCGGAAAAGTGGTAGCTACTCAAAATTTGGGCTACAACAACGCTGGAAACCACAACATTGTTATTGATGGAAACAACCTTACAAGTGGCGTATATTTCTACACCATTTCGTCAAAAGACAATAAGGTTACCAAATCAATGCAAGTAGTTAAATAA
- a CDS encoding T9SS type A sorting domain-containing protein encodes MKIIYQYSRLAIVQKEVMGEAWFDLSSLKSGMYYVIVSNPWGQTNTFKLIKL; translated from the coding sequence ATGAAAATCATCTACCAATATTCTCGCCTAGCCATTGTGCAAAAAGAGGTAATGGGTGAAGCATGGTTTGACTTATCCTCCTTAAAAAGTGGTATGTACTACGTGATTGTTTCCAACCCATGGGGGCAAACAAATACTTTTAAACTGATAAAATTATGA
- a CDS encoding rod shape-determining protein RodA: MMNEIESKSRFDVLTVLLFLALATVGLLSIYSSSIATDDGIINLSNNYERQIMFLAVSIIIGSMLFLIETRFFEVFSYWFFAFWIAMLILVIFIGTEKHGARSWFSFGGFLLQPSEFTKLGVALALSKYISDIDTDMKSIRYQLFTAGIVLLPILLIVLQGDAGSGLVFFSFALVLYREGLSGVILVVGIVSIILAVATIAFSIIPMIITLIILGLLITGFVYTDAALLRKIWLIMAACMAFSVVVDIAFSKVLEDHQQKRIQVMLGIIDDPLGLGYNVDQSKTAIGSGGFLGKGYLQGTQTKGDFVPEQHTDFIFTSIGEEFGWLGCTILIALYVALFFRIIHIAERQRSKFSRVYAYCVLSILFFHFLINIAMTINLAPVIGIPLPFISYGGSSLISFTVMLFLLLRFDANRENELDSVNY, from the coding sequence ATGATGAATGAAATAGAGAGCAAATCGAGATTTGATGTATTGACGGTGCTACTATTTTTGGCATTGGCAACCGTAGGTTTACTCAGCATCTACTCTTCATCCATTGCCACAGATGATGGTATCATTAATCTGAGCAATAATTACGAACGACAAATCATGTTTTTGGCGGTGTCTATCATCATCGGCTCTATGCTTTTTCTTATCGAAACACGGTTTTTTGAGGTATTTTCTTACTGGTTTTTTGCCTTTTGGATAGCCATGCTTATTCTGGTCATTTTTATTGGCACAGAAAAACACGGTGCACGATCATGGTTTTCCTTTGGCGGGTTTCTTTTGCAGCCAAGCGAGTTTACCAAACTTGGCGTAGCACTTGCCCTGAGCAAATATATCAGCGATATTGATACCGATATGAAAAGCATTCGCTATCAACTGTTTACCGCCGGAATTGTATTGCTCCCTATTTTGTTGATTGTATTGCAGGGTGATGCCGGCTCCGGATTAGTGTTTTTCTCGTTTGCCTTAGTTTTGTATCGCGAAGGCTTGTCGGGTGTTATTTTGGTAGTGGGCATTGTCAGCATCATTCTTGCCGTAGCCACCATCGCTTTTTCTATCATACCCATGATAATTACGCTCATTATTCTTGGCCTGCTCATTACCGGATTTGTTTATACAGATGCAGCTTTATTGCGAAAAATATGGCTTATCATGGCTGCCTGCATGGCTTTTAGCGTAGTGGTTGATATTGCTTTTTCAAAAGTATTGGAAGACCATCAACAAAAGCGTATTCAGGTAATGTTGGGTATTATAGACGACCCATTAGGGTTAGGCTACAATGTAGATCAATCAAAAACGGCCATTGGGTCGGGAGGTTTTTTAGGAAAAGGGTATTTGCAAGGCACCCAAACCAAAGGTGATTTTGTGCCAGAGCAGCACACCGATTTTATTTTTACCAGCATTGGCGAGGAGTTCGGATGGCTTGGTTGCACCATCCTCATTGCACTTTATGTGGCCTTATTTTTTAGAATAATTCATATTGCCGAGCGGCAGCGAAGCAAATTCAGCCGAGTATATGCCTACTGCGTTTTAAGTATTTTATTTTTTCATTTTCTGATAAACATTGCCATGACCATCAATTTGGCTCCGGTTATTGGCATACCACTACCCTTTATTAGCTATGGCGGTTCCAGCCTTATATCTTTTACCGTTATGTTGTTTTTGTTGCTCCGCTTTGATGCCAACAGAGAAAATGAGCTGGATTCGGTAAATTATTAG
- the mrdA gene encoding penicillin-binding protein 2 translates to MATNNRATVIKIAILLFAFVLIAKLFYLQIISDKYVEKSANISIRVITDYPDRGLIIDRNGEVIVFNEDAHDLVIHFPFDTSKIDMSSLAHLLKLSRDEVSQKFRSLKSYNGKAIFIKNLEAADFARIQEGLHSFPQFALETRSDRKYKHNVAAHTLGYVAEISRTELENDKEEYYDIGEYIGKSGIEKYYETRLRGVKGKQYFLRNNAGYIKDIYKNGEFDSKSKVADAMHVSLDVLLQEYGEKLMEGKTGSIVAIEPSTGEILAMVSTPGYKPDMFAIKNLGKNYAALAADPNKPLINRAITSQYPPGSTFKTVMALIGLQEGVITPETRFTCAGGFHVGRLTVRCHPHFGSPDLRFSIQTSCNAYYCNVFREILHQDRFANIEEGYNNWAGYLDRFGLGHTLGCDISGEKGGNVPTAEYFHRYHGKNKWNYVRIVSLAIGQGELTLTPLQIANIATIIANRGYYYTPHVYTGEGINSAFTEKHLTRVDAQHFAPVIEGMRGVMLAGTGAGVQIPGIEICGKTGTAQNPHGENHSIFMAFAPMNNPKIAIATIVENAGYGATWAAPISTLMIEKYINRDSISQRPDLEKRVMRPLHPQAASESSHDE, encoded by the coding sequence ATGGCGACTAACAATAGAGCAACAGTCATTAAAATAGCAATTTTGCTATTTGCCTTTGTTCTAATTGCCAAACTCTTTTACTTGCAAATAATCAGTGATAAATATGTAGAAAAATCTGCGAACATTTCTATTCGAGTTATTACAGACTATCCTGACCGAGGGCTTATTATTGACAGAAATGGTGAGGTAATTGTGTTTAATGAAGATGCCCACGACTTGGTTATTCATTTTCCGTTTGACACCTCAAAAATTGATATGTCGTCTTTGGCACATTTGTTAAAACTGAGCAGAGATGAGGTTTCGCAAAAATTTAGGAGTCTAAAATCGTATAACGGAAAAGCCATTTTTATTAAAAATTTGGAGGCTGCAGATTTTGCCCGGATACAAGAAGGTTTGCATTCGTTTCCTCAATTTGCCCTCGAAACTCGAAGTGATAGAAAATATAAACACAATGTGGCAGCCCACACACTCGGTTATGTTGCCGAAATATCAAGAACAGAACTCGAAAACGACAAAGAAGAATACTACGACATTGGCGAATATATTGGCAAAAGCGGCATTGAGAAATATTATGAAACACGATTAAGAGGAGTAAAAGGCAAACAATATTTTTTGAGAAACAACGCCGGATACATTAAAGATATTTATAAAAACGGAGAATTCGACTCAAAATCGAAAGTGGCTGATGCCATGCACGTTTCGCTTGATGTGCTGCTGCAAGAGTATGGCGAAAAACTGATGGAGGGAAAAACCGGAAGCATTGTTGCCATCGAACCCAGCACTGGGGAGATATTGGCCATGGTAAGCACCCCAGGCTACAAACCAGATATGTTTGCCATAAAAAACCTTGGAAAAAACTATGCCGCACTTGCCGCCGACCCCAATAAACCATTGATAAATAGAGCCATAACATCACAATATCCACCTGGAAGTACGTTTAAAACGGTTATGGCCTTAATAGGTCTTCAAGAAGGAGTTATTACTCCAGAAACTCGTTTTACATGTGCCGGAGGTTTTCATGTTGGCCGTTTAACAGTTCGTTGCCACCCGCACTTTGGCAGCCCCGACCTCCGCTTTAGTATTCAAACATCATGCAATGCCTACTATTGCAACGTTTTTCGTGAAATCCTACATCAAGACCGTTTTGCCAATATTGAAGAAGGATATAACAACTGGGCAGGATATTTAGATAGATTTGGGCTGGGGCACACATTGGGTTGCGATATCAGTGGTGAAAAAGGAGGAAATGTGCCAACGGCAGAATATTTTCATCGCTACCACGGAAAAAATAAATGGAATTATGTTAGAATCGTATCGCTGGCCATTGGTCAAGGCGAGTTAACCCTAACTCCCTTGCAAATTGCCAATATAGCCACCATTATTGCCAATAGGGGTTATTACTATACACCTCATGTTTACACAGGTGAGGGCATAAATTCTGCCTTTACGGAAAAACATCTTACTCGGGTTGATGCCCAACATTTTGCACCGGTTATTGAAGGTATGCGTGGTGTGATGTTGGCCGGAACAGGAGCAGGAGTTCAAATTCCGGGTATAGAAATATGCGGAAAAACGGGAACAGCCCAAAACCCACATGGCGAAAACCACAGTATTTTTATGGCCTTCGCCCCAATGAACAACCCCAAAATAGCTATTGCAACTATTGTTGAAAATGCAGGCTATGGTGCCACTTGGGCCGCACCAATCAGCACGCTCATGATTGAAAAATATATAAACCGCGACAGCATTAGCCAACGCCCCGATTTAGAAAAAAGAGTTATGCGACCATTACACCCCCAAGCAGCATCAGAGAGCAGCCATGATGAATGA
- the mreD gene encoding rod shape-determining protein MreD, giving the protein MKSNEWFIFGLKALLLVAVQVLIIDHLNLNQYMFPQIYIMLLMSLPINLPHWQGYVAGFLLGALADSFGTPGLHSFTCVFMMFFRHQYFSRFVDKEWLATGIRPNFNNTDRSWYLLYMPLFVFIFHFILLSLESFSFHHFVNTLLKIIYSSSLAIFLILLFQFSFNTVQQDGD; this is encoded by the coding sequence ATGAAGAGTAACGAGTGGTTTATATTTGGTCTAAAAGCATTGCTTTTGGTGGCGGTTCAGGTGTTGATTATAGACCACCTCAACCTCAATCAATATATGTTTCCGCAGATATATATTATGCTGCTTATGTCTTTGCCCATCAATTTGCCGCATTGGCAAGGATATGTGGCCGGATTTTTACTTGGGGCTTTGGCCGATAGTTTTGGCACTCCTGGGCTACACTCGTTTACTTGTGTATTTATGATGTTTTTCAGGCATCAATACTTCAGCCGATTTGTTGATAAAGAGTGGCTTGCCACGGGCATTAGACCTAATTTTAATAATACCGACCGAAGTTGGTATTTGCTCTATATGCCGCTGTTTGTATTTATTTTTCATTTCATTCTGCTGTCGCTCGAGAGTTTTTCATTTCATCACTTTGTGAACACTTTGCTCAAAATTATTTACAGCAGCAGCCTTGCCATTTTCTTAATTTTGCTCTTCCAATTTTCGTTTAATACAGTTCAGCAAGATGGCGACTAA
- the mreC gene encoding rod shape-determining protein MreC, with product MRNLLQFIRTNFHILLFLLLQGISLFALIRFNNYHQAVFFSTSSQVNGNILTQRKNVINYFSLQSENQKLKNENILLRTRGTENFIFISDDTLLAKDSAKKLLYSYIPATVIYNNIRKQKNYFTINRGYAQGVEKNMGVISPQGVAGKIVDVSENFSVAMSILNSDFILTPKIAGEVRFGKLSWNGSNPDYVQIQNVSNHYDIKVGQEVATTPFADLFPDGVAIGNISKVSKSENNKYWVLEVKLSTDMTRLGEVYIIKNLFKKELDQLQDKYINEE from the coding sequence ATGCGAAATCTGCTCCAATTTATACGGACAAATTTTCACATTTTGCTTTTTTTGCTACTACAGGGCATTTCACTTTTTGCTCTTATTCGATTCAACAATTATCATCAGGCTGTTTTTTTCAGCACTTCGAGCCAAGTGAATGGAAATATTTTAACCCAACGAAAAAATGTAATCAATTACTTTTCCTTACAATCTGAAAATCAGAAACTTAAAAATGAAAATATTCTTTTAAGAACTCGCGGAACAGAAAACTTTATTTTTATTTCGGATGATACTTTATTGGCCAAAGATTCTGCCAAAAAGCTTTTGTACAGCTACATTCCGGCCACGGTTATTTACAACAACATCCGAAAACAAAAAAATTATTTTACCATAAACCGAGGCTATGCTCAGGGGGTTGAAAAAAATATGGGGGTTATTAGTCCGCAAGGCGTGGCCGGAAAAATTGTGGATGTTTCCGAAAATTTTTCGGTGGCCATGTCCATTCTAAATAGCGATTTTATTCTCACTCCAAAAATTGCAGGCGAAGTTCGGTTTGGTAAACTTAGTTGGAATGGCTCCAACCCAGATTATGTACAAATTCAAAATGTGAGCAACCATTACGATATAAAAGTAGGACAGGAAGTGGCCACTACACCATTCGCCGATTTGTTTCCAGATGGGGTTGCTATTGGCAATATCAGCAAAGTATCAAAAAGTGAGAACAACAAATACTGGGTGTTGGAGGTAAAATTGTCCACCGACATGACGCGATTGGGCGAGGTGTATATCATCAAAAATTTATTCAAAAAAGAACTCGACCAGTTGCAAGACAAATACATCAATGAAGAGTAA
- a CDS encoding rod shape-determining protein, with the protein MGIFNFLTQEVAIDLGTANTLIIHKDKVVVNEPSIIAMKRSTGEIIAIGKEAQKMHGKTHEDIKTIRPLKDGVIADFKAAEHMIRGFIKMINRKGSFITPQIRMVICIPSGITEVEKRAVKQSAEKAGAKEVYMIPEPMAAAIGIGIDISEPMGNMIIDIGGGTTEIAVIALSGIVSDESIRVAGDDFTEDIIEYMRRQHNLMIGERTAEQIKIEVGAALPELENPPEDYAVNGRDLMTGIPKQILVSYSEIALSLDKSISKIEEAVLKALENTPPELSADIYSTGLYLTGGGALLRGLDKRISSKSKLPVYVAEDPLQAVVKGTGIALKNLPSYRTIMQ; encoded by the coding sequence ATGGGTATTTTCAACTTTTTGACTCAAGAAGTAGCCATTGACCTTGGCACAGCCAATACGTTAATTATTCACAAAGACAAGGTGGTGGTGAACGAGCCGTCAATTATTGCCATGAAACGCAGCACGGGCGAGATAATAGCCATTGGCAAAGAAGCCCAAAAAATGCATGGCAAAACCCACGAAGACATAAAGACTATTAGACCCCTAAAAGATGGTGTAATCGCCGATTTTAAAGCGGCCGAACACATGATTCGTGGTTTCATAAAAATGATTAACCGAAAAGGAAGTTTTATTACCCCTCAGATAAGAATGGTAATCTGCATCCCATCGGGTATTACAGAAGTTGAGAAAAGAGCCGTAAAACAATCAGCCGAAAAAGCCGGAGCCAAAGAAGTCTATATGATTCCTGAGCCAATGGCTGCTGCTATTGGTATTGGCATCGATATTTCTGAACCTATGGGTAATATGATTATAGACATAGGTGGTGGCACAACCGAGATTGCCGTTATTGCTTTGTCGGGCATTGTTTCTGACGAATCTATTCGGGTGGCTGGTGATGATTTTACGGAGGATATTATTGAATACATGCGTAGGCAACACAACCTTATGATTGGCGAACGCACTGCCGAACAAATAAAAATTGAGGTTGGAGCGGCTCTGCCCGAACTTGAAAATCCACCGGAAGATTATGCCGTAAACGGTAGAGATTTGATGACAGGCATTCCAAAACAAATCTTGGTTTCTTATTCCGAAATTGCTCTTTCGTTAGATAAATCCATTTCAAAAATTGAGGAAGCCGTATTGAAAGCCTTAGAAAATACTCCACCAGAATTGAGTGCCGATATATACTCAACCGGTTTGTATTTGACTGGTGGTGGTGCCCTTTTGAGAGGCTTGGACAAACGTATTTCGAGCAAATCGAAATTGCCTGTTTATGTGGCCGAAGACCCATTGCAAGCCGTTGTGAAAGGAACAGGAATTGCCCTAAAAAATCTACCAAGTTACCGAACCATTATGCAATAA
- the purH gene encoding bifunctional phosphoribosylaminoimidazolecarboxamide formyltransferase/IMP cyclohydrolase, with translation MRQQKATTLRTVKTALISVFYKDGIDALANYLHQNGVTILSTGGTQSYLENLGIPVVPVEDKTGFPSILGGRVKTLHPAVFGGILNRAENENDQKELQEYHIENIDLVWVDLYPFEETVKNTSNQSEIIEKIDIGGVSLIRAAAKNFNDKIIICNKNQPSKVLSHLQENNCGSRIAFRKNLAFEAFSTTAIYDRHISNYFGELNSTPLRYGENPHQEAHFVGNIESVFKQLHGKELSYNNLLDIDAALLLIGDFKHEKNAVFGILKHNNACGFAVRPTVDEAYAAALEADPVSAFGGILATLSTITESVANAMNDLFFEVLIAPNFEANALEILQQKKNRILLQLSDFKWTEKTVRSAVNGKLIQQRDNKIVEESELKIVTTTPPTNQEIADLLFANKLVKHTKSNAIVLAKNGQLLASGTGQTSRVDALNQAIEKAKNFNFDLHGAVMASDAFFPFPDCVEIANKAGISAVIQPGGSIKDQLSVDYCNQHKMAMVMTGYRHFKH, from the coding sequence TTGCGGCAACAAAAAGCAACAACATTGAGAACAGTTAAAACGGCTTTAATTTCGGTATTTTACAAAGATGGTATTGATGCATTGGCCAACTATTTACATCAAAACGGTGTGACTATATTGAGCACCGGTGGAACCCAAAGCTACCTCGAAAACCTCGGCATTCCGGTGGTGCCGGTAGAAGACAAAACAGGATTTCCATCTATTTTAGGTGGACGTGTAAAAACCTTGCATCCTGCCGTTTTTGGTGGAATTTTGAATCGGGCAGAAAACGAAAATGACCAAAAAGAACTTCAAGAATATCATATAGAAAATATTGATTTGGTGTGGGTTGATTTATATCCGTTTGAAGAAACCGTAAAAAACACCAGCAACCAATCCGAAATCATCGAAAAAATTGATATTGGCGGTGTTTCATTGATTCGTGCAGCAGCCAAAAACTTTAACGATAAAATCATCATTTGCAACAAAAATCAACCCTCAAAAGTGTTGAGCCATTTGCAAGAAAATAATTGCGGTAGCCGCATTGCGTTTAGAAAAAATTTGGCATTTGAGGCATTTTCAACCACTGCCATTTATGATAGACACATATCCAACTATTTTGGTGAATTGAATTCTACCCCACTGCGATATGGAGAAAACCCTCATCAAGAAGCTCATTTTGTCGGAAATATAGAGTCCGTTTTCAAACAACTGCACGGTAAAGAATTATCGTACAACAACCTACTGGATATTGATGCCGCTCTGCTTTTGATTGGCGATTTTAAACACGAAAAAAATGCCGTTTTTGGAATACTAAAACACAACAATGCCTGCGGTTTTGCGGTTAGACCCACGGTTGACGAGGCCTACGCTGCTGCCCTTGAAGCCGACCCTGTGAGTGCATTTGGCGGCATTTTGGCAACTTTATCAACCATAACCGAAAGCGTGGCCAATGCCATGAACGATTTGTTTTTTGAGGTGTTGATTGCTCCAAATTTTGAGGCAAATGCACTCGAAATTCTTCAACAAAAGAAAAATAGAATTTTGCTGCAACTTTCTGATTTTAAATGGACTGAAAAAACGGTTCGGTCGGCGGTAAACGGAAAACTCATTCAGCAAAGAGACAACAAAATTGTTGAAGAATCAGAACTCAAAATTGTGACTACCACACCACCAACCAACCAAGAAATTGCTGACCTGCTTTTTGCCAATAAATTAGTAAAACACACCAAAAGCAACGCCATTGTGCTTGCCAAAAATGGCCAACTGTTGGCCAGCGGCACAGGTCAAACTTCAAGAGTAGATGCATTGAATCAGGCTATTGAAAAAGCCAAAAATTTTAATTTTGACCTACATGGTGCTGTCATGGCAAGTGATGCTTTTTTTCCGTTTCCGGATTGTGTAGAAATAGCCAACAAGGCGGGAATTAGTGCAGTAATTCAGCCTGGTGGCAGTATTAAAGACCAACTTTCGGTTGACTATTGCAACCAACATAAAATGGCTATGGTAATGACCGGATATCGGCATTTTAAACATTAA
- the rocD gene encoding ornithine--oxo-acid transaminase, with protein sequence MTKNNAYFIELEKKYGAHNYKPLPVVLKKGEGVFVWDVEGKRYYDFLSAYSAVNQGHCHPRLLQALTNQAKNLTLTSRAFHNDQLGEYEKFITEYFGYDKVLPMNSGVEAVETALKLCRKWAYQVKKLPENQAKIIVVSENFHGRTIGVISFSTDPDSHGNYGPYLPGFEVVEYDNLDAMHAAINQPNVAGVMVEPIQGEAGVIVPQRGYLAKISEWCKAANVLFIADEVQTGIARTGKMLACDHENVKPDILVLGKALSGGVLPVSAVLTNDEIMLCIKPGEHGSTYGGNPLACAVAKEALQIVIDENLVENAEKLGKILRKRLLEIDSDLILEVRGKGLLIAIDIKPFGDGKTAYNVCLDLMKNGLLAKQTHTHTIRFAPPLVITEEQINECADIIEKTIVNLQVEEIA encoded by the coding sequence ATGACAAAAAACAACGCTTATTTCATTGAATTAGAGAAAAAATATGGTGCTCATAACTACAAACCGCTTCCGGTGGTTTTGAAAAAAGGGGAGGGAGTATTTGTTTGGGATGTAGAAGGAAAACGATATTATGATTTTTTGTCGGCATATAGTGCTGTAAATCAAGGACATTGCCACCCGCGTTTGTTGCAGGCTTTGACTAATCAGGCCAAAAATTTGACTCTGACCAGCCGTGCGTTTCATAACGACCAGTTAGGAGAGTATGAAAAATTTATCACCGAATATTTTGGATATGATAAGGTGTTGCCCATGAATAGTGGGGTAGAAGCCGTTGAAACCGCTTTAAAACTTTGCCGCAAATGGGCATATCAGGTAAAAAAACTTCCCGAGAATCAGGCGAAAATAATTGTGGTTTCAGAGAATTTTCATGGCAGAACCATTGGCGTAATTTCTTTTTCTACCGACCCTGATAGCCATGGAAATTATGGTCCCTATTTACCCGGATTTGAGGTGGTAGAGTACGATAATTTAGATGCAATGCATGCCGCTATAAATCAACCAAACGTGGCTGGTGTAATGGTTGAACCCATACAAGGCGAAGCTGGAGTGATTGTGCCACAACGGGGCTATTTGGCCAAAATTAGCGAGTGGTGCAAGGCTGCCAATGTGCTTTTTATAGCCGATGAGGTTCAGACAGGCATTGCCCGAACAGGCAAAATGTTGGCTTGCGACCATGAAAATGTGAAACCCGATATTTTGGTTTTGGGAAAAGCTCTAAGTGGTGGTGTGCTTCCGGTATCGGCAGTTTTGACCAATGACGAAATTATGCTATGTATAAAACCCGGTGAGCATGGCTCTACGTATGGCGGCAACCCGCTTGCGTGTGCCGTAGCCAAAGAAGCGTTGCAGATTGTAATAGATGAAAACCTTGTTGAAAATGCCGAAAAGCTGGGTAAAATTTTGAGAAAGAGACTTTTAGAAATTGATAGTGACTTAATTTTAGAAGTGAGAGGAAAAGGTTTGCTCATTGCCATCGACATAAAGCCATTTGGTGATGGTAAAACTGCCTACAACGTATGCCTCGATTTGATGAAAAACGGACTGCTGGCCAAACAGACTCATACACACACCATTCGGTTTGCACCCCCATTGGTCATTACCGAGGAACAGATAAATGAGTGTGCAGATATTATAGAGAAAACAATTGTGAATCTTCAAGTAGAGGAAATAGCATAA